In the genome of Caldalkalibacillus thermarum, the window TGCCAATTTCCCGTGTACTCATGCCACTTTGATACATCCTGATGATGGCTTCCTCCAGCCAGCCCGTGTGGCGTTGATAAGGGGCAAACAACTGTGTTTGAAATTCCCCGTTTCGGTCTCTTGGAACCAAAAGACCCTCAATCCGGCCATATTGTGTATCTAGATTTCGCTGATAGTAGCCGTTTCTCATATTCGGCGTTCCAGCCTGTTCGATTTCGAGGAAATTTTTGATTTCTTCCCGCATAATCAGTTCTAATTTTTCTTTTACAAACTGACGAATGACACTTTCCAGTTGATTTGCCCAGTCGACATTCGGTATACTTCTTTTAGACATAGGTAGGGTACTCCTTTCTCTAAGATTTTTGATCCTATCAGAGAATACCCTACCTTTTTTCTTTTGTTCTAGCAAAATGCTTTACACAAACTTTTATACATCATCGATTAACAAAAACCAAAAGAATATCATAATCACGATCAATAGCTGACTCATATGATCACCTCATCGGGTAAGGGAAGATTCAATTTTGAAAGGGCTTGATTAAGATCTCCCACTTCCTCTATTCTGTACTCAACAGCCCAGTCAACATAGTTTACATTGATTCTGGATAACACAATGATAAGTCCTTCTCTCCCAGTGTTCTGCAGCAAAATTAGCACTCCCTTGTCATCGGGGGAACACACTAGGTCAAACCTTTTGCGCGTCGCTTGGAGACATACCTGGAGCACCTTTTTAATTAAAGCTGTTCTGGCAACATCCTTAATCAAGGGGCTGCTGTACAGATAGACCAAATAGGCTGTTTCATTTCTCCGTTTAGCTGTTGTTTCGATTATCTTAGCCTGCTCTAAAAATTCACTATAGGTCAGGGCTCCTGATGTATCATCATACCTTTTGAGCCGCTCAACTTGTTTTTTCAGATTTTGGTTAAGCTGGATAAGTTCTTTCATGGTAGCATAAGTCAGCCACAAGAGAAGCAGGACACCAAAAAACAACAAGTTGGCGGCTATAAACTGGAGCTGTTTCAAATCAACTATACCCTGAAAAAATGAAACGCTTGTCAATATGAATCCGTAGGCCAAAGACACAGTAAGGATGTAAAGGAAATTAATCCGGTTAGGCAAGAAAGCCATCACAAGAGCTGAAAAACCTAGTATGGACAGATTTACAATATTCAACGGTGGGGTTAGCCAATAATGACTGATCAGGAGTAAAGTGAGCAGGGTATTGGATGCAATCCATCCCTTTCTCATAGTATCATCCTCTTCCCACTAATATTATGAATATTAGAGAATATTTATTTCTGGATTAAAAGAGTAAGATTTGTATATAACTTATGAATTATACTCTTAATCCGTGATAAAAAGAGTCTATAATCTTTTTATCCCTTATTCCCGGATCATTGGGACTGATTGCCAATATAAATTATATCAACGGGATGATTCCTTAGCATTTGTTTCAGTAACAAATCTTTTAATTATACATTTTTAACCACCCTTATTGTGCTTGGCTTGGCAGATTGCCATGAGATCATTCCCGCCTTTTTCAGCTTGACAAGGTGTTCGTGATTAGTTGAAGGCTAAGACACACCTACTGTTTCACATAATTCCCGGATTGAGTGTATACTTTTAAACAAAGGAGAGATTCTTAATATGTGCGGCAGATTTACCCTTACTGCAGATGAAAATATAGTCTTAGATCGGTTTAATGCTACTAAAGCAAATGATTTTGAATATGTAAGGCGTTACAACATTGCTCCCAGCCAAACTGTGTTAGCCATTGTCAATGACGGGGAGAAAAACCGTCTCGGCCAGTTGCGTTGGGGCTTAGTTCCATTTTGGGCTAAAGACATAAAGATGGGTTATAAGATGATCAACGCCAGAGCAGAAACACTGGCAGAAAAGCCAGCCTTTAAACATGCTTTTCTCAGACAACGTTGCATCATTCCGGCAGATGGATTCTATGAGTGGAAAAAAACACCGAATGGAAAGCAACCAATGAGAATTAAACTGAAATCAGATGAGGTTTTCGGTTTTGCGGGGCTGTGGGATCGGTGGAAATCACCGGATGGGACAGTTGTTCACTCCTGTACCATCATTACTACAGAGCCAAACGAACTTATGGCAGAAATTCATAACCGGATGCCGGTGATTCTCCGAAAAGAAGATGAGGAAACTTGGTTGGATAGAAGTATTGAAGACACTTATTTGCTACAGGATCTTTTGAAGCCATTTCCAGCTGATGAGATGGAGGCCTATGAGGTTTCCACGCAGGTTAATTCACCAAAAAACGAGGGTCCTGACCTCATAACTAAAATATAGGCCTGAACCCTCTAAGTCTTTCTTCCCACTCATTAACCTTTGGCCAATAATATCAGCCACCATCAATATGATGGCCATAATAATAGATTACATTATTAAATCCTCCCAAGAAGCTCGCTAATACAGCTTTTTTAGCTATACAAAAGAAAAAGCGGGCCAGGAGAAGCGATCTCACAAGCCCGACCAAGGTCATCCTTGGCGAAATACACCTATAGGCCAAGGATACTATGAACGGGCAGCTCATGGCTAGCATCTTCAGCCTCACGGCTGAGAATATCTCTTCCATCCCTTGGTGAACATCCAGACTGTATCGGTCATGAATCAAGGGCGAGCTCGGGCGATAGCCTTTACCCTTGTTAATAATGGCCTATACAGTCTACCCTTCCCGATGGGATGGAGGAATCAAAAATATGTGACAGATTCACTGACGAATTAGTATGACATTTCACTGACGCTTTACATTTATCTTGACATCGCTTCGATCGTGGTCACTAAGTAACTTCTGTCCACTTCGTTCAGGATTTCTTTCTGCCTGAGTACTAAAAGTGTTCTGTTACAAAGTGCTCTGCGATTGTTTTCTGAACCAGTCTATGGTTTGCCGAATCGCCTCCGTATGGGGGGTAAACCGGAAATCTGGGAAAGCTTGAGTAAATTTTTTTCCATCCAATACAAGGGGTTGCTCGAATTCATAGAGCAATTCCACAAACTCTTTTATCTCCGCATTGAATATGGCGGCCAGATGAAGCAGCGTTCGGCCGGCAACGGATACTTTGGCCATTGTTCCCGCTTGATTGGCAATGTTGGTGACAAACTGTCTTCCCGTCAGCGGCCCTGCACCCGGCACATGCCATTCCTGACCATGGGTGGTCTGTTCCGAGCCCAACAGGATGGAAGCCCGTGCCGCATCGCGGATAAAGATGAGATCATGATCCACATCCGCATTTCCTGGCCAAAATGTCCGTTTCCCTTTGATAGCCGCTGTAAAGATCGGTCCCATCAGCCTGTTGTTGACACCAGGACCAAAAAAGTCAGGAAAGCGGGGGATGACAACCGATACATCCCCCCTGACATGGGCCTGAAGCAATTTCTCTTCAAGCGCGTTTCTGAGCCGACCTTTTTTTGTTTGTGCTGCCTTGGGATGGTCTTCTGGCGCAGGCACTTCCTGAAAGGGACCGTAGCCATACACATTCCCCGGGAAAACAAGGACATTTCCTTTTCCGCGGCAGGCTTTTAGGACTGTATCAAGCATGCAGGGCAAAACATTTTGCCAGTGTTGATAAGGCACGTTGGCACAATGATAAACTACCGCACCAGGTTGAATGACCGCAGATATACTTTTGGTATCGCAAATATCCATCTGGAGCAACTCAAGGTGTTTATTGGCTGAAGGTGTCCATTTCTTTTTATTCCTGACAACGGCCTTAACTTGCTTACCTTCAGAAATTAATTCTTGGACAATGGCCATTCCCAGCGCACCTGTCGCTCCCAAAACGATGTGCTGTTTCATATTAAACTCACCTGTAATGAATTTTCTGTGTCTAACATGTAGATTACGCAAAAACTTTGCCTTTGATATACTCGATTCCCTCAGCGATCATCTGTACTGTATGGCAGATATGTTCCTCGGTGTGGTTAGCTGTTACAAAGAAGCGAAGACAAGCTGACTGCTCGGGTACAGCCGGATAAAGGATAGGATAAACATAGATGCCTTTGTCAAACAAGTACGCTGACAGTTTTAACGCTTGCTCCGAATCCCCAATCACAATTGGGATGATTGGTGTGTCAAAACTTAGCCCGGTATTTAAACCTTTTTCGCGACAAAGTTCTAAGAATAGTTTCGAACGTTGATGTAAACGGCATACATAGGACGAATCCTCTTCCAGAATACGGAGCGATTCCAGTGCAGCGGCAGCATTGGCCGGGGTAATACCTGCACTGTACACAAAGCTGGCTGATAAATATTTTAAAAACTGAATTGTCTCTTTACTGCCGGCAATATAGCCTCCGCAACTGGCCAATGACTTGCTCAACGTGCCCATTAGAAAGTCTACATCTTCAGGATTAACGCCAGCATATTCACAAATACCTCGTCCGGTTTGACCGACAGTCCCAATGGAGTGTGCTTCGTCTACTAGTAACATTGCCTGATATTTTTGTTTCATTTCAACGAATTTCTTAAGGGGGGCAATATCACCATCCATACTATAGGCTCCTTCCAGGACAATCAACACCCGTCTGAAGTTTGACCGCAACGATTTTAACAGATGTTCTGCCTCTTGCCAGTCATTATGAGCAAACTGCCTTCGTTTTGCCCCTGATAAAAGACAACCTTGTATAATGCTATTGTGGACTAATTCATCATGCAAAATCAGATCCTGGCTATTCACCACACTAGCAATGGTAGACACATTAGTGGCATGTCCCGATGTATAGACGACAGAGTCTTCTGTACCTATAAACCGGGCAATGGCTCTTTCAAGCTCACGGTGAAGTGGGATTTCTCCTGACAACAAGCGACTGGCCGATACTGATGTGCCATAGATGCGAATGGCATCCATAGCGGCCTGTTTGACGCGAGGATGTCCGGCAAAACCTAGATAGTTATAGCTGGAATAGTTAATGTATGTTGTTCCTTCAATCTCAACAACCTCTCTGTTTTCACCTTCATGCAGGCGAAAATATGGATTTTCAACAGGGGCCTGGTTCATTCTCTGCAACAATTCAACATATTCAGGAAACTCTTCTATGCGACATTGAGGAATGACAGCTTTACACTGAATATTGACACGGGAATTCTCTCCCTTCTCATCTTGTTCATCACCAGAAATGTGTAACGTCAGATCTATGCCACATTCCCTGGCCACATAAGCAATAAGCTGTCCCACCTGGACATCTTCGGTGTTTTCAAATACGTCCCGGGGTGATGAAATGAAGGGAAAAGCCTGTCCAAGGGCACTTAGTAATTCCATTATCATCAAAGAATCCAATCCGAGATCACTAATCAAATAATGCTCATCTTTTACCTCGGCCACTGAATAAGGCGTAATGTCTGTCAGTATGGTTAACACTTTCTGTCTTATTGCTTCTCTGTTCGTATCATTCTTCTTAATCTGGGTTTCTCTTGCTTGTGCATATTGTCCATCTGGTGGAGGCAACAGGCATTCAAACTGGCGAGCCAACGCTTGGCTCTGCAGTTGCAGAGCTTCAGCTTGTTTCTCAACAATTTTTAGCACATCTAAAGTAGTTATGTTACTCATCGAATAACAACCTCCAAACGTACCATTATTAACTATTGTCACGGGTGTAATTTGATGGCAAATTGTTAAGACAAAGGTTGAGCACCTTGCCTTGATTATTGATGGTGTTGATGTGTTTTTCTATGATGGAAAGCCATTCATTGGAGACATTCCCTTTGTCATTAGATAGAGGGACGGGATGGGTAGCAACGTCCCAATAAGACTTATGAGAAAAGGCATAGGTCGGCACACCCACTTTTGTCCGTTGATACGATTGATCAAATCCTTCCCAATCAATCTTATAACCTGCTTCATAGAGCATGGCCAAACCAGTTGTGATGGACTTCCAGTCATCTTGATCCTTTTTGTTCAGACTGGTTATCCACCCGTGCGTTTGAGGGCCCAGACAGCTTTTTGCCATCTGAATAAGCTGGCCTGCTCCCATTTCAATAAAGATATACTTGCGGTCTTTAAACATATCCATGCAGTCTTTAAACAATACTTTTTCCCTAATTTGCAAGGTCCAGTACTTGGCCGATGTTCCTTCCGATAAACGTGTACCAGTCAAACTTGAAATGAACGGAATATTAGGTTTGGTATAGTTCACTTGGTCAGCATACTGCTTAAATTCATCCAATATCGAATCCATCAAGGGAGAGTGAAATGCGCGAGAAACTTCTATAAATTTTGCCTCTATACCTTCCTGCTCCAGTTTTGCGGCCAGAGCTTCCAGCCTGGACCGGACACCAGAGACGACAACGCTTGATGGCGTATTGACAGCTGCAATATCGATTTTATCATGGGAGACAAGATATGCTTTGATATCTGATTCACTGGCCCGGACAGCCAACATGGCACCTTCCGTATCCGTTTGCTGCATCAGTTTCCCCCGCAGGGCAACCAGAGAAAGGGCATCTTCCAACGATAACATGCCTGCAGCCACTGCTGCTGCATACTCACCGATGCTGTGTCCAACAACATAATCAGGTGTAATACCAAACGATTTCCACAGCTCTGTCAGTGCGTATTGAATCGCAAACAAAATGGGTTGCGTGTTTGCCGTTTGATGAATCTGCTTGCTCTCTTGCTCTTGTTCGGTATAGAGAATGTCCAAAATGGACAGGCCATGGTTGGATTTAAGATATGTGGCACATTTCAATATGGCCTCTCTAAACACCGGTTGACTTTTAAAAAGTGTATACCCCATCTGCAGATATTGTGATCCTTGGCCACTATAGAGGAATACAATAGGTGCTGGAGATTTTTCTATCAAAGCGGCAGCCTTACCCGCATCACCCTGTTTTTTTTGATTTTGCAACCAGCGCTGCAATTTCTTTTTACCTTCAGCCTTAGAACTTAGTGTAACAGCCAGGCGATGGGCAAAATGTTCCCTTTTGGCGTTGGTTGTATAGCATATGTCAGCTATATTTTCCTTTGTTTTTTCAAGATAGGTTACATATTTACGGACTTGTTCCTGAAGTGAGCGAGGGTCTTTTGCTGACAGGGCCAGTACATGCCGACTACGTGAAAAAAAGGAAGTATCCAGCCGCTTGGAATCATATTCGACTACGGTCACGTGTGCGTTTGTTCCCCCAAAGCCAAATGAACTGACGCCAGCCACCCGGTTTTCTGTCCATGACCAAGACATTTTTTCGGTTGGAACAAAGAGTGGAGTCTCGTCAATTTTGAAATTATGGTTTAAACGTTCGACATGAAGATGGGGCGGGATGACCTTGTGTTTTAGCATGAGCGCCACTTTAATCAAACCAGCAATACCGGCAGCCGCCTCCAAATGGCCTATATTGGTTTTAATTGAACCTAGAGCACAACGTTGCTCCGGTTTGCGTCCAGGCACCAAAACTGATTTTAATGTGTTAACCTCAATCGCATCACCCAGAGCAGTTCCAGTGCCATGAGCCTCTATGTAGCTAACTTCAGTAGCTCGAAGGCCTGCCCGTTGCAACGAAGTTTGAATCACTTCAGCCTGAGCCGGTCCACGCGGGGCGGTTAAACCATTGCTGTGGCCATCCTGGTTAACGGCTGACCCCTTAATTACAGCATAAATTCGGTCCCCGTCCGCTATTGCATCGTCCAATCGTTTTAGCAACACAACACCGCATCCTTCTCCCCGTACATAGCCGTCTGCCTTTTCGTCAAAGGTTTTACATCTGCCGTCTGGGGCCATCATTCCGGCCTGAGAAAAGGATATATACATTTCTGGCGATAACAGCACATTCACTCCGCCGGAAATAGCCAAATCAATTTCTCTCCATTGTAAGCTTTTACATGCTTGGTGTACGGCCACCAATGAAGAAGAACAAGCGGTATCAATTGCCATGCTCGGTCCTGTAAACTCGGTCCTGTAAAATTGAAGAAGTAGGACAGGCGGTTTGCGGCAATGGAGAGAGCATTTCCGGTACCGGTAAAAGCATCTATCTGTTCAGTAGTACGGTTCAAATAGGAATATTCATTGGTGCTAATGCCGATAAAAACCCCCGTGTTGGACCCTGCCAGATTAGAGGGCACGAATCCTCCATCTTCCAATGCCTCCCAAGTTACTTCCATCAATATCCGCTGCTGGGGATCCATTTTCTCTGCTTCCTTTGTGTTTATATTAAAAAAAGAAGCATCAAAGCCACGTATATCCTCAATAAATCCTCCCCACCTAGTGTATGTTTTACCTTTTTTTCCTTTTTTAGCATCATAGTATAAAGACACCGGCCAGCGGTCATTGGGCACTTCCCTAACCGCATCCATTCCGTTCAGCAAGTTTTCTAACAATTCCTCTGCTGAACTGGCTCCAGGAAAACGGCACGCCATCCCCACAATGGCCACTGGTTCATAAGCCATTGGCCTTGTGTTCGTATGTTCAGACAATGCATTCGGTTCTGACTCGCCGGCCAGATAACGGGCCACCAGCCGGATAGAAGGATGATCAAATACCAGCGTAGGCGGACAATAATGTCCCAGCCAATCCTCCAGTTCCCCAGCAATGGCCACTGCCTCTGCAGAATCGAGCCCAAATCGGGAAAAAGGATCTTCAGGATTGATTTGTTGCGGGGAGAGCTTACATTTTTCCGCTATTCTTTTAATCAGCCATTGTTCAATCTCTGTAGGGCTGACCCTGACAGACATAAATTATTCACCCCTATATTCGAGAATTTAGATATTAATCCACTGACCACCGTCAATTGCTTTGAGCATCCCGTTTAAAAACTGATCACGGCAGATGTGATGCTGAATTTTGCCACTGGAGGTTTTTGGAATGCTACCCGGTTTGAGCAGTACAACAGCATACACCTCTAAACCATGCTCATCGGCAATGGCCTGGCGGATTCCTGTAATCAACTCTATGGGGATGATTTTTTTGCGAAACATGCGGTCCACTTCTTGCACAATCACCAAACGCTCTTCTCCCTCCATTTCAACGGCAAATGCGGCCCCAGCACCAACCCGGAAAGCTTCGTGGCTGTGTTGTACCGTATATTCAATATCATGGGCATAGTAATTTCGTCCTCTAATAATTAGAACATGTTTCATGCGTCCGGTGACATAGAGATGACCGTCTTGCATAAAGCCCAGATCACCTGTGCGCAGATAGGGACCCCTTCCTTGTGCTGATTCATAAGCTTCAAATGTTTGGGAAGACAGCGACTGGTTATTCCAGTACCCTTGGGCTACACTAGGGCTTTTGATCCAAATCTCACCAATTTCATCTTCCTTACAAGGAGCCAGCGTCTCAGGATTAACAATCA includes:
- a CDS encoding SOS response-associated peptidase; this translates as MCGRFTLTADENIVLDRFNATKANDFEYVRRYNIAPSQTVLAIVNDGEKNRLGQLRWGLVPFWAKDIKMGYKMINARAETLAEKPAFKHAFLRQRCIIPADGFYEWKKTPNGKQPMRIKLKSDEVFGFAGLWDRWKSPDGTVVHSCTIITTEPNELMAEIHNRMPVILRKEDEETWLDRSIEDTYLLQDLLKPFPADEMEAYEVSTQVNSPKNEGPDLITKI
- a CDS encoding transposase, whose amino-acid sequence is MSKRSIPNVDWANQLESVIRQFVKEKLELIMREEIKNFLEIEQAGTPNMRNGYYQRNLDTQYGRIEGLLVPRDRNGEFQTQLFAPYQRHTGWLEEAIIRMYQSGMSTREIGKFIERILGSTYSPATISRITDVVKEDIEKWHHRPLSKRYSVLYLDGLYVKLRRDT
- a CDS encoding acyl carrier protein, with the protein product MSVRVSPTEIEQWLIKRIAEKCKLSPQQINPEDPFSRFGLDSAEAVAIAGELEDWLGHYCPPTLVFDHPSIRLVARYLAGESEPNALSEHTNTRPMAYEPVAIVGMACRFPGASSAEELLENLLNGMDAVREVPNDRWPVSLYYDAKKGKKGKTYTRWGGFIEDIRGFDASFFNINTKEAEKMDPQQRILMEVTWEALEDGGFVPSNLAGSNTGVFIGISTNEYSYLNRTTEQIDAFTGTGNALSIAANRLSYFFNFTGPSLQDRAWQLIPLVLLHWWPYTKHVKAYNGEKLIWLFPAE
- a CDS encoding aminotransferase class I/II-fold pyridoxal phosphate-dependent enzyme, which encodes MSNITTLDVLKIVEKQAEALQLQSQALARQFECLLPPPDGQYAQARETQIKKNDTNREAIRQKVLTILTDITPYSVAEVKDEHYLISDLGLDSLMIMELLSALGQAFPFISSPRDVFENTEDVQVGQLIAYVARECGIDLTLHISGDEQDEKGENSRVNIQCKAVIPQCRIEEFPEYVELLQRMNQAPVENPYFRLHEGENREVVEIEGTTYINYSSYNYLGFAGHPRVKQAAMDAIRIYGTSVSASRLLSGEIPLHRELERAIARFIGTEDSVVYTSGHATNVSTIASVVNSQDLILHDELVHNSIIQGCLLSGAKRRQFAHNDWQEAEHLLKSLRSNFRRVLIVLEGAYSMDGDIAPLKKFVEMKQKYQAMLLVDEAHSIGTVGQTGRGICEYAGVNPEDVDFLMGTLSKSLASCGGYIAGSKETIQFLKYLSASFVYSAGITPANAAAALESLRILEEDSSYVCRLHQRSKLFLELCREKGLNTGLSFDTPIIPIVIGDSEQALKLSAYLFDKGIYVYPILYPAVPEQSACLRFFVTANHTEEHICHTVQMIAEGIEYIKGKVFA
- a CDS encoding type I polyketide synthase yields the protein MAIDTACSSSLVAVHQACKSLQWREIDLAISGGVNVLLSPEMYISFSQAGMMAPDGRCKTFDEKADGYVRGEGCGVVLLKRLDDAIADGDRIYAVIKGSAVNQDGHSNGLTAPRGPAQAEVIQTSLQRAGLRATEVSYIEAHGTGTALGDAIEVNTLKSVLVPGRKPEQRCALGSIKTNIGHLEAAAGIAGLIKVALMLKHKVIPPHLHVERLNHNFKIDETPLFVPTEKMSWSWTENRVAGVSSFGFGGTNAHVTVVEYDSKRLDTSFFSRSRHVLALSAKDPRSLQEQVRKYVTYLEKTKENIADICYTTNAKREHFAHRLAVTLSSKAEGKKKLQRWLQNQKKQGDAGKAAALIEKSPAPIVFLYSGQGSQYLQMGYTLFKSQPVFREAILKCATYLKSNHGLSILDILYTEQEQESKQIHQTANTQPILFAIQYALTELWKSFGITPDYVVGHSIGEYAAAVAAGMLSLEDALSLVALRGKLMQQTDTEGAMLAVRASESDIKAYLVSHDKIDIAAVNTPSSVVVSGVRSRLEALAAKLEQEGIEAKFIEVSRAFHSPLMDSILDEFKQYADQVNYTKPNIPFISSLTGTRLSEGTSAKYWTLQIREKVLFKDCMDMFKDRKYIFIEMGAGQLIQMAKSCLGPQTHGWITSLNKKDQDDWKSITTGLAMLYEAGYKIDWEGFDQSYQRTKVGVPTYAFSHKSYWDVATHPVPLSNDKGNVSNEWLSIIEKHINTINNQGKVLNLCLNNLPSNYTRDNS
- a CDS encoding NAD-dependent epimerase/dehydratase family protein is translated as MKQHIVLGATGALGMAIVQELISEGKQVKAVVRNKKKWTPSANKHLELLQMDICDTKSISAVIQPGAVVYHCANVPYQHWQNVLPCMLDTVLKACRGKGNVLVFPGNVYGYGPFQEVPAPEDHPKAAQTKKGRLRNALEEKLLQAHVRGDVSVVIPRFPDFFGPGVNNRLMGPIFTAAIKGKRTFWPGNADVDHDLIFIRDAARASILLGSEQTTHGQEWHVPGAGPLTGRQFVTNIANQAGTMAKVSVAGRTLLHLAAIFNAEIKEFVELLYEFEQPLVLDGKKFTQAFPDFRFTPHTEAIRQTIDWFRKQSQSTL